Genomic DNA from Anabrus simplex isolate iqAnaSimp1 chromosome 9, ASM4041472v1, whole genome shotgun sequence:
gatgccgtgcgcattgtgtaacctgcatatcggtttgaaataaacatcaattattcgtccgtgccgtctctgttttttccccaactttcatccctttcgaaccactccttcttggtgttgcatttgctctgtcagtcagtgtataagactcgctttcgctcgttgggggctgcgcccccaaaccccccattcctctacattacaagtggtcacatgaaaaattactgtgacgaaccggtacttcgttacgaaaaagggattgcgccaccagactgcccatgtattcgcgtacatgtttggtcctctaatattttctcgtaccgtacattcacgttTTATAGAAAAGAAGATAGcgtaaacgtttcgacgtggtgaaaattacgtacgattcacacaagttaataataataataatttcgtgtggctattactagccgagtgcagcccttgtaaggcagaccctccgacgagggtgggcggcatctgccatgtgtaggtaactgcgtgttattgtggtggaggatagtgttatgtgtggtgtgtgagttgcagggatgttggggacagcacaaacacccagcccccgggccactggaattaaccaattaaggttaaaatccccgacccggccgggaatcgaacccgggaccctctgaaccgaaggccagtacgctgaccattcagccaacgagtcggacattcacacaagttaagaaattattttcctaatgtaacggggagctatagtcttgaaacttggtaggtgtatcgtggttgaaacgctctatatttccgttgtttgatgttttgtcgtatctgcatcgttttcaccgtaggttggtttagaaccttggattaggagtacagtgtttccgttttactttcgtttttccatttttacagggtgctagaatcatgcattttgattttgattgggtggtgaaTGGGGGTAAATATGTAAAATTGGAACGGTTTGGAATTTCTCCTCGACCGAATTTCAACTTTGTAGTTCATCTGgcagggtgtaacacgaaatttgagacCCATATTTTGATTGGGAGTTGGGGTTggcctaaataataaaaaattgaacTTTTGGAATATTTCGTTCGGTTGCAGCCTCATAGCTATCGGATTATTGAACTTCAAGTTCCAAGTTCATCTCTAAGGGTccaacacgaaatttgagtccgacattttgattggGTGGGGTGGGGTGCTAAATATGGAAAATTTCAACAttccggaatttttccttgggttgcagcccaatagctaccagactgccgaatttcaagttcctagctcatctggaagcgggtaaacattaatgtcagcgagttaatttatggaaatttgacaaaattgaccgaaaccgggaaaatgaagctcaatctaaggtagaaggagtcgagatacgacaaaaagtcataggaccaaagttgtagatcacttcatttTAGGACACAAAGTGGAATCcatttattgataacaattaccgtttagccacaagagagctcgaaacgaaagtctgcaccgtcattaaatttggcttaatatttcgaactttttggtggatttaatataaaaaaattgaacttaTCAAAATTTCTACGTCGTTTACAGGCTAGGAGTTAGAACTTTGCCAAATcataattttgtagggcactgcatcacggtttccgctattttgtttggggggaggggggcagagGATATTGATAGGGTGGTGCAGGGGTAAATATGAGGaattggaatgttttggaatttttccttggcttAAAAGCCAATTTCTATCAGATTGCCTAATTTCAacttcctagttcatctggaagggcctaacatgaaatttgagcccgatatttTTATTGGGCGAggagggggctaaatattaaaaatgtgaactttttggaattttttcttcggttggagcctaatagctatcacatcgCCTAATctaaagttcctagctcatctggaagtgtctaacccgaaatttgagtcgaatattttgattcggtggggggctaaatattaaaaatttgacCTATTTGGAATGATTCCTTTGGTTACAgtctaataggtatcagattgccggcttgaagggtctaacacgaattttgagtccgataatttgattgggcggaagggtgtaacacgaaatttgagtccgatatttttaTTCGGTGCGGGGGGCtattatgaaaaatttgaactttttggaattttttcttgggttatagaataatagctatcagattgaagaatttcaagttcctagctcatctggaagggtttaacccgaaatttgagtcctaTATATTGagtcggtgggagggggttaattatgaAAATTTTGAGCTTTATGGAATTTTAcctggggttacagcctaataggtatcagatagccgaatttcaagttcctagcttatCTGGATGGATCTACCTTataattttagtccgatattttgattgggtggagggggggggggctaaataggaaaagtttcagctttttccattttttcgtagggttacagcctaataggtatcagattgccgaatttcaagttcctagctcatctggaaggatctaccacgaaattttagtccgatattttgattgggtggaggggggctaaacaTGAAAAGTTTAGCTTCTTCCATTTTTTCCTggggttacagccgaatagctatcagattaccgaatttcaagttcctagcccatctggaagggtgtaaaccgaaatttgagtcgtatatattgattcggtgggagggggttaattatgaAAAATTTGacttttttggattttttcctggggttacagcctaataactatcagattgccgaatttcaagttcctagctcatctggaagaatctaccccgaaattttagtccgatattttgattgggtggaggggggctaaataggaaaactTTCAGagttttgcattttttcctggggttacagccgaatagctatcagatttctgaatttcaagttcctagtccatctggaagggtctaacacgaaatttctttgattgggcggaaggggggctaaatatgaaaaatttgcacttttttgaatttttccttgggttgcagcctaaaagctatcagactgcggaatttcaagttcctagctcacctgcaagtgggcaaacattaatgtcagtgagtcagtgagtcagtcagtcagttagccttgtggctttatatatataagattagCGTCTGTATCCCACGCTTGCAAGGGAAACTATTAGGACAatgtaaaccctacctagcatatgttgtgacatgtaTTTTTAATCAAagttgactttcaacctattaggtcgtgttacatacatttaggtgctgaagagatgttaagtacagaataaaaatggccaaccggacaccagtgggatccgaacccacaacctcccgatttcgcacaggttgctctaccaattgagctgttgtggtctaggtcatctttgttctgttggaaagagtCCAAGCTACAGGTTTGGCATTACTGCCATCACagtgtagagtgcgtgcaagtcgcccattGAGGGCCCagtcaatgaatactgaattttcacgaccgcattgtaatcaaaatcgactttcaatcACGTCGACGCGAAGTCGATTATAATGCGGTCGTGGAAATATAATATTCACtaacatgtatttttctttaccaactaacaaaatatctatacccataccagTTACATTCTATATATACGTTGTATGAGTGAAAATTCCTTTGCCACATTATTTGTATGTCGCTGTACAGCGTATCACATGACTATTAATACAATAAAATTACCATATTTATTTTAAACCAGAATACTGCATCTTTACTCAAATTGCTTATTCCTGtattcggaatatatgaaatgctgcagttttGTTGGGATAGGAATAACAGATGAAGACAAGCGAGTATCCACAAGTGGAAGGGGGTCCAAGGAGTCCAGACgctccaggagttttaacgaatgtacttttattaaacattttatataGTCTGGATAAAGACCTACTTCAATGCCCTCCGATCCCAAAACTGAAATCCTGCTTAAGCTACTGTCTTGTGCTTCACTATCCTTCACAGAGCCAGTAATTAATTGTGGTCACTGATATAGTTTTATTTATGCAAACGTGCTGCATTACGACCTCCTGGAGAGTGAATCGCAGGAAGGAATAGTTCTGTTCTTACACAGCAAGGAGACAAATAGTGGTGGTGATGACTACGAGGAAGTACAACCGTCTTCTATTCACACTAAACAAAGGTTCGGCACTGGGAAAAGTGAGGCTactggcaaaagaaagacaagggctcgGAAACCtcagaacagaacaagagttgaccaagggacgtaaGTGGAAGCTaagccaacccatgctcccaagtaagtaacctcctacgacaggcaggagtaCCAGTGGTTGTTACTCTACCACCCCCAACCAACTGTGTAATTTGGTCTAGTAAAAACTACACTGTTTATTTAGATACATGATATATCTCTTCAAACTTTGCCACCATTACCTTAAAAAAGGATGTCTCCTTTGTCTCCTTTTCATAACCATTCCAATATTTTGATTTCAAACTCAATTCAGACAGTCAAAGTATGAAATTTCATCCTTGAAACATCCAAACACACCATCATTTTTAATTAACTGACCTACATCATCTCAAGAAAAACAGACGCCGATCCATACGGTGCACTCGGCCATAAAAGTGTGCAAAAAAAACACAATGAGAAGGAACACTTCTAGTTGAAGATGTGATATATTTCATCAGGATGCATACAGAATTAAATATTCCACTGCCTTAGATAAGTCCGCTACAACAATGTCCACATCCTTTTCGGTTGTGTACCGTCCCACGCTCAGGCGTATAGCATTGGCAGCGAGAGCAGGAGATACTCCTGACGCGATGAGCACTTTAGAAGGTTGGTTGTGTTCATGGCAAGCTGCTCCTACACTCGCCAACACGTGTTCACACTGAGCGAGCACTCGGTGTCCTGCCATGGCCTCTCCTCGTAAAGAGATGTTGCTGGTGTTTGGGAGGCGTGTCACATTGGGCCGGCGACAGTTGAACACCACCAAATTCTCGAATGCTTCTTCTAACTTCTTCTCCAAGTAATCTCTCATAGTCTCCAAGTGAAGTCTATCTTTCTTTATGTTAACATTTACCAACCGTGCTGCCTCTCCCAAGCCTACGATCATGGCTGTATTCTCTGTCCCTGGCCTGAATCCTCGCTCTTGACTGCCACCGAACATCATGGGAAACACGGGAGTTTCACCGTTTATATCCCGTGCATACAGGCAACCAATACGAGGCCCATAAAATTTGTGACCCACAACGGTCATGTAATCAACATTCAGTGACAATACATCCACCTCTATTTTACCAAAAACTTGAGCTGCATCAGAGTGGAAGAGAATTTTTGGCAGGCTTGACTTTCGACTGGTATTCACTTTCTTAAGAGCAAGGCCAATTTCCTCGATGGGCATCACAATCCCCGTCTCGTTGTTGGCCATCATTACCGACACAAGACATGTGTAAGGCTGAACATGACTCACTATTTTCTCAGCAGAGATACAACCATCATCAGAGACGGGAACATAAGACACATCTATCCTACCAGAGTCTTCCAGGTAACGCAGGGGAAACAGAACTGCATCGTGCTCAACATTAGTAGTAATGACATGGGGTTTTTCTGCTTCAACACTGGCTTTCTTGCGCCACACATTGAAATACTCAACAGCTCCAAAGATGACCATGTTGTTGGTTTCAGTCCCTCCCGAGGTAAACACTATGTCTCTGGGTTTGCCGCCAATCATGCATGCTATATGCTCACGCGCTTCATTGATACAATCCTGAGCTTTTACTCCCAGGTCATACTTTGAACTGGGATTGCCCCATTCATTTTTTAACGCTTCGGTGATCTTGTGTATGACACTTGGAGCAACTGGCGTTGTGGCATTGTGGTCCATATACACTGGCATCGTAGCACTGGCTGAAAAGAGAAAGAGGCACTGTACTACAGACTGGCTGAAACAAGAATAGCCATAAACTTGTGGTGAATGACGGGATAGATGGCCATAGTTATCTTATAGACACACATTAATTATTTTCTTATACATGAAGAACAACATACAGTATATCATTTTTGTTCGAGTATTTATTACCAAGCATTCTACTTAAGTATAAAAAAATAATTTGTGTTTACATTCCAATGACAGAACATGGCaggattgtaaaaagaaaagaaaattactattttttttcaGATTTCAACTTGAGTAAACCACTGAATAATTTAAGTGTACAGTAATTTCAATACAATTAGCCCCTATAAAATGTCCACAATTTTCTACTGATTTCAAAAATGTATACATATTTTAGAAGATTTGCACTCTATGAGCTGTTTTTGATGAAAACAATGCTAATTTCATAAGCAGAGATCACTCAGCTAACTACTACTCTCTTGTAATCTCCACTATCAAATCTGATCCATATATATCCACTTTTATTGACTGATACTCTGACTAAAATGCTATATGttattgtaccgagcggtacacctccacaccgctaatttaaaatgtgcgcctgttgaaactcctctgctggaggaagtctgaactttatggacagtattaattttcaagtttctcagaagatgtctctacctggaaattttggagtttttgaactgtgtcattttcgacgtatttttgttttgcttgtagtaagaagtgtgaactttctcttctagaggacactactgaagatcaacaatagtgcaccctagtgcggagtgaaagaactatttttttggagaagttcttatttcaaaagtttgtttcttgttaaatttctttctgttattgtttaagttggctgtatacccctctttttccccttgttttagatttatccaatcccgaatttcttttagtaatttccgaccaatccgatgtatcttcccccaacttggatatgtttctgtaccctagccaataaagtgattgtgggcgggtgttctcttccctaaaacgcctagaaccttccgcgagagtatttaaactgctgatttttgggtctccgggccacttctgttccatctttcagtgtgtaaagtacatagcagggggcgggaagcgcctctttcttctccagctgttcaacaccaggtaatggcctcttaataaattcttttcttgctaggttggcagtttaactctcggagcgggttcgaagcgtttccaccatgtaaccttttcctaaaatgtaaccaatcttttcatctattctcttttaaagctgcatattgggatagagagtgctaaccctctcgagctcccactcacattgttttgaagtgaacttattttctcaacctattcttcgttaacgtaaaacaaattgctcttttctaaagtcacctctgtagtatgggattagcccttgcattagtggcctagagccagattaggttttaaaaacaagtgtattaggagtgcagatcgcctcctctcaaattgttatttttagaggtcatgtaattgccccttttcatttaatagacctcagtaggttgggtattttacccctgtgtctatgtccagtgaggacaactcgaaggtggagtttggtgtggcctttgagaggcttaaagttgagagcgtgtggctcttttgaaaattgagtgttgtatgcctcgtggaggcttttcagtgtaatttggagcaaggactcctaggcatgaatggggttttatgcccctctgttgaaacttgtgtttggggtaaaactgagctgattgcccaagcattgtgaagtcagggcgcgaagcccaaatcctgtaaatattgtaactaccctttggacttgctactttgtacctgccatgcttgttatttctttgtttttgaaaagaaaatataaccttgttaaattttacattaactttgattccgtagtttgagacccgttcacgcccgcaccttctttcacctctacctaccactaaaacacggtaacaagtggtagcagagcgtggttgaatgggtctcaatttagccctttttgacggttaaacattgttttattccgaactctaacaattttctcagttgctggatttttttttttgagtttttcaaaattgttctgtcatcatgcccggacctcgcgatgttctccatcttaactattagaaatgtgcaatctggaggcacggttgcagtagacacaaacaagcttagagagtcccttgaattgcctatttcaatccccaccttgggagagaaagaagttgacgactctctttccacgatcgtcgagaatattactgggctagcttctgtagttagtttttttgatgaaaatgatccttctcctaatcaaattaagcgtgtgcaagccaggctatatcacttttcaaatagagttaacgatctgttgtctctaaagttgaatgacgttcagaagaaggaagctagtacgctgcttgaaaatatgtctgaattatctagcaaggtcactcaattgttaactggggaagttcctcccaaaactgatctacccgccacgatgaatgctggtagcgaggaagagcctcataagggagaagtcaataggaaaaccattgctgctcaaacaacctctgccccattggacgagtctgaacgccgtaactcattaaataatgtacgttctgaattaactaccttgccattgaaacctttacctactatgtcacccgggtttagtaccttgcctcatccattggcaatgttgctcagaggtatctctaagttttccgttaataccaccagtgacgtaatttcatttttaagatttctagttgaatttcaggatcatgcccttgttttttctctttctccatgtcaaattttgcaaattatctatccgtatgctattggtattctctctgataaaatcgtaagagccattgccgagcaatcatctattgaggatttccatgcccacttgctagctaacttcatccctgctagggccaggtcctcccttattcagaagtactattatcgggtacagcgcttggatgaaaacttggcagacttcatccaagatattaagttttatactagggtgtttgctcttcatttccctgaggatcagattgtacaagctattgtggaagggatttcaccaccctacaggtcatatttgtgtttcgcggcgtgcccgcaaactttctcggaacttgaagcattggccgtctcagcggaaggagttagatacgccgattctttgcgtgtagcgaaagaacccccgccttcctttagtaatactcggcctccacctcgccgatcagtcacccctcgtaaatgttatgcttgtgggtcgcctgaccacctgcgcaataagtgtccactgatcaagtcgagtgggacaagtaatgggggtggttcatcacaaggctgttttaaatgtggggctttctcacatatcgccaagaattgcccaaattcgaatagcaccccctcctgctcaacttctggtgcaaattccacctatgccaataataaaaagtgtctagtggcttcggctgagtcgactaatccatcttcccgagactcagcccctggtaaacaggctgtaaattcagggaacgagcagtcttcaaattcatcttttgaatgccctaaagaatgtcttaggattgcggcggatacccccgcacctgttccttttcttaagattgagttaaataacgagcctataaccactctattagattcaggtagtgtttgttcaattatttcggaccaatggtattcaaaatttaagtctgtttgtaaactacctgactatgtctcctctcctgttcaatatgtttcggctaattcatccccattagaaattctaggttccttactggtcaaaattcgtatttttaaatttacatggaaaaccaaactgtttgtggctaagcacttgtcttgccccatcatactgggagcggacttcatttctcacactggtcttgtgctcgatcttcagagtaagtcgtgcacattcaaatttgcgttcaaatgtaaaattcccttgttaaagtgtagttctgtgtcatgtttatctatttcgcctaccctggatgagatgttgttagaccttagacatctacctgaggagcgggctgatagtattcgcaaattgtgtcagtcctttccagaggtgttctctgatactcttggtgttactgaccttattgaatacaaaattgaggtcacggattcgattcctgtccgttttccaccttataggctatctccacctaaaatgaaggctctgaaagaaattatcgatcagatgttgaaggatggtattattaggccctctaagtcagcgtattcttcgcctatttttctagtcccgaaaccccaagggggcttcaggcctgtcattgattacagggctctcaatcggaaggtggtgttacaatctgtgccccttcccgaccttcattcttgtttttcatggtttcgtaaggccaagttttttactatcttggacttgaatcaggcctataatcaaattccccttgccgaagagtctaaacaccttacagcgtttgcaacggactggaatttatatgaatacaaccgcgtgcctttcggtctgcccacgggagcagctgtactcactaggctgctagatagggtcttctccgacatcaaatttgaatacttgtaccactacttggatgatgtcgtcgtattttcggaaaccttcgaagaacatctagatcatctgcgagaagttctcaatcgccttcgtaaggctgggttaactgtcaagttgtccaaggttgcctttgctaagccctctatgtcattcctagggcatattgtgtcacctgatggtgttgcagtcgatcattcgagaacacaggccatccgtgattttaaacctcccaaggacattaaaggcatcgccaggtttattggtatggtgaatttcttcagaaagttcattcctaactttgctaatagagcggcgcccttaaaccttcttcgtaggaaaggcatcaaattcgagtggggaccttctcaacaagccgcttttgaagatcttaaattggctctctgtaatgcccctgtacttgctatgcctgatttctcgaagaaattcatcgtccaaactgacgcgtcgtcgtcagcagtagctgcagtccttcaagagactgaactagggaggcgacccatcgcctatgcatctaggaccttgtcggctcaagaagccaagtattccatctatgagctcgaaggtttggcagt
This window encodes:
- the LOC136881057 gene encoding selenocysteine lyase, with the translated sequence MPVYMDHNATTPVAPSVIHKITEALKNEWGNPSSKYDLGVKAQDCINEAREHIACMIGGKPRDIVFTSGGTETNNMVIFGAVEYFNVWRKKASVEAEKPHVITTNVEHDAVLFPLRYLEDSGRIDVSYVPVSDDGCISAEKIVSHVQPYTCLVSVMMANNETGIVMPIEEIGLALKKVNTSRKSSLPKILFHSDAAQVFGKIEVDVLSLNVDYMTVVGHKFYGPRIGCLYARDINGETPVFPMMFGGSQERGFRPGTENTAMIVGLGEAARLVNVNIKKDRLHLETMRDYLEKKLEEAFENLVVFNCRRPNVTRLPNTSNISLRGEAMAGHRVLAQCEHVLASVGAACHEHNQPSKVLIASGVSPALAANAIRLSVGRYTTEKDVDIVVADLSKAVEYLILYAS